CAGGTAGCCGAGCGCGGATGCGAGCAGTCGGAGGAGTTAAGGACAGGTTTCCCCGGCAGGCTGCGGGATGCGCTCAGCGCCGGCAGGCTCAGCCATTGCGGAGGCACTGCAGCTCCGGCAGCACGTCAGCAgcgctgctgctccagagccctcCCATCCCGAGATCAGCAgcgctgctgctccagagccctcccatccatccctgcctgccgGGATCAGCTCCAGAGCCCTCCCATCCGTCCCTCCCATCCCCAGACCAGCTCCAGAGccctcccatccctcccatGCCCAGATcagccccgctcccgctccAGACCCTCCGTTCCCCCGTTCCGTGgctgtcccttcccagccagccGAGGCTGCTGTCCCAGAGCGCTCAGGCCCCATGCTCTGGCCAGCGtgggcattcccagctccttgAGGAAGCcaaagctctgcatccagcgCAGCTGGAGCCCACAcggagctgctcctcctgccttgcTGGAAAGGGCAGGGGGGGATTGAAGGACACTTGGATTTAAAAACAGCTGCCAGGCTTTGTACTTGCTCCTGGCAATAGGGATGGGATCAAGTTCTAGACTCATGGAATCATGGGCTcttctgggttggaagggaccccaaatccccccagtgccacccctgccatggcagggacacctcccactgtcccaggtgctccagccccagtgtccagcctggccttgggcactgccagggatccaggggcagccacagctgctctgggcacctgtgccagggctgcccaccctgccagggaacaattcccaattcccaatatcccatccatccctgccagggaacaattcccaattcccaatctcccatccagccctgccagggaacaattcccaattcccaatctcccacccagccctgccagggaacaattcccaattcccaatctcccacccagccctgccagggaacaattcccaattcccaatatcccatccagccctgccagggaacaattcccaattcccaatctcccacccatccctgccctctggcactgggagccattccctgtgtcctgtccctccatccctgtccccagtccctctgcagctctcctggagccccttcaggccctgccagggctctgagctctgcctggagctgctcctgcccaggtgagcccccccaggtgtcccagcctggctccagagcagaggacTCTGGACTCAGTCCATGTCCCATGGATGCCCACCCCTGTGGAAGTGCAGGGCAGGAACTGGGTGTATCCCCTACAGGAACGGCATTCCCGGGTGCCAGCGTGCTCTGCAgtgagctggcagtgctggagggtGGAAAAGGCAGGTGTTGTTGCAAGGTTTGATCTGAGGACTAAAACACATGGATAAAAAGCAGGTCTGTAACCCCCAGTGTGCTGTATCCCACTGCTCCTCATACCTGAGGAAATATCCATAGTCAACAGTCACTCACTGAAAATTCCCCTTTCCATCAGAAACTAATCACAAATATGCATAAAGGAAATGCCTTTGGGTACAAGATACTTCCAACAGCCCCACACCACAAATTTCTCTACAAGCAAATAGGATATAGGAcatatttgtttggttttgtgttttcctgacATGAGAAATAGTGAAGACTGGGAAGAAGactgggagctgttccagtgcatgTCCATGAACTCCTGACAGGAATGACAGAGTGACctgagtgcagggctgggaagcagaaaacTACCCTGGAACACAGTTTCTGTCTTAGAAAGGAGGGTCTGgggtttttcctctctttaacAACAGCTGTGTATCTGGAACTTTGCATagaaaatcttcattttccctCCATCCAAAGCTCACAACTGTGCAGGACAACAAACACATGACTGCTGACCAGATTCCTTAGAAACTTGTCCCTGTTTTTGTGGATCCCAGCGCTGTGTTCCCCTGCCTGTTCCCTCTCGGTGGCTCAATTACCCTTTGCCAAAGGGACCTGTAGTGGCACTTGgagacagcagggctggctgtgcctctgggagctgtgacaACAACGGCTCTGGGACAAATGAAACTGGTTTCTATTTTTAGAGCTGAATTGCAACACTTTGTGGGAGTTTGTAAGCAAAACAAGTCACGTCGCAGGCAGTGCTGTAAGTGACCTGCACAAGAGCCCAGCAGCGGTTTGCATCACTCAGAGAAtgggggtttgtttttcagctgGCAAGCGCTCAGGAGGGGcattcctctggcagctccCATGGGCTGAGCTGCACACAAACGGGAACGGGCTTTAAAAACCTGAAGTTAGGAAGTAAAGAAGAGCTGAAGGCATTGTCATGCTCTGCTTTTCTGATTCACGCTGGAAGTGGTCAGTTTCTTCCATGGTGAGGCTGAAAGCAAACCAGCAGCGCTCTGGGCTTGGTTTAAGCCCTGGTTTGTGCCctgtccagctgtgccagcacaggttGTGAGCTCCCTGTGACACCGAGCTCAGGTCAGGCAGCATCAAtgcccctctgcagccaccaCAGAACGGCACAGAGAGTGTCACAGACaccttttatggaaaatcctttccttaggagttttcctcctgggaagctgggaggcctcaggaacaaaatgcaaacaatggttatctgctgctgtgggatgcaacaggtgcagctgggattggtctggtgtggttgtttctaattaatggccaatcacagtcagctggctcggacagagagccaagccacaaacctttgttatcattctttgccaTTCaattcttagccagccttctgatgaaaccttttcttctattcttttcgtacagttttaatgtaatatatatcataaaataagaaatcagccttgtgaaacatggagccagatcctcgtctcttccctcatcctcagatccctgtgaacacggtcacacagagctgtggggatTGCTGAGGAGTGTGACAATGGCCcaggacagcacagccctgccacggCAGCGGCCACACCACACACAGGCTTTTATTAACTCTCCAAATAGAATGAAATCAGAGAACCAGCAAATCTCACAAGGGTTTGGGCTGCAAGGGACCTTAAGGCTCATGGTGCTCCACCCGtggtgggcagggacaccttgcactgtcCCACATCAGCAGCCTGGGTGAGCAGCAGTGGGCTGGAAAGGATGcaagagcagctgtgtggttAATGATGAACCTGGTTCCCAGAAATGCTCAGCATGAAACACACACGGCTGGATttccagaggcagccagggaggTTAATGACCAACCCTCGGTGGGATGCAGACAGGGAGTGCTCAGATTCCAGTGGGGTTTGAGCCTGTGTCTGCACAGGACAGCAACAGTCACGGAATCACCaaatcatttgggttggaaaagccctcccagccctggagtcccagctgtgcccatccccaccctgtccccagccctgagtgccagctccaggtgccacctgcagggatgggcactgcaaccctccctgggcagtgcctgagccccctttccatagggcaattcctgctgtgcccgccctgagccccctggcccagcctgaggccgttccctctgctcctgtccctgttccctggagcacagcccgaccccctcagctgtgccctcctggcaggagctgtagGCACATTTTCCCAAATCAGTCCTGAAATTCCCACTGTCTCACATTGTACTGCAAGGAAGTGGGTGGattactttgatttttattaGTAAGAAACCAAAGAAATGTCAGCAAATATTATCCATTTCTAAACTAATGCAAGTGTATCACGGGTTTGGGATTACAAGCAACTTCTTACAAGCAATGCCTGAAATACCCATCCCtcacagctgggctgagccctcGTTTCAGGCCCAGCCCAGAGGctgaaaaccaaacacaaagTTGAAGCTGTCTGAGCAGCAAGTGTGACTCCATACCCAAATCAATGCCTTTGTTATTCTGTGGAGGAGATGGTCACTGTTTGTGGCTTGAAGGGAATTAGTCAATACATGATTGGTCTGTGACATGCAAGTAAATAAGGTTAGGGCGAGTCCCAGCTGCGCAGAGGATCGCAGTGCAACAAACCAATAACCTTTCAAAGACTTCATCCAACAACAGGAAAATTCACAATTTCTCCTGATGACAGCACAGTGTGTGTCTGCCAATAACCCAAAAGTTTCTGCCATCAAATtatacatgaaaataaaagcatttgcCCAATGACCAATgcaagagcagctgtggctgcccctggatccctggcagtgccaaccaaggccaggctggacattggggctgggagcacctgggacagggggaggtgtccctgccatggcaggggtggcactgagttaaggtccctcccaacccaaacccttccgggattctgtgattcccatATCCCTcctgaggcaggcaggcagccctTGCTAtgtgcctgcagtgctgagctccctgTTCCTCACAGccgaggcagggctggctgcaggagaggggcagaTCCTGGAGCCAGAACTTGCTGTGCCGCCCCGttccaggcagtgctgcctgcaggagaggagcagatcCTGGAGCCAGAACTTGCTGTGCCCCCCCGttccaggcagtgctgcctgcaggagaggggcagaTCCTGGAGCCAGAACTTGCTGCGCCTCCCGTTCCTCACAGCCGAGGCAGGGCcggctgcaggagaggagccgGTCCCAGAGGCAGAACCTCCTTCCCGGGGAGCGGCTGCCTTGGCCGGTACCCgtgcccagggagggaggcTGCCGTGCCCGGCCCGGTGCCCCGTGCCCGAGGCTGCcggcagcagggagcagcagggagcagcagagctccgCGGGAGGAGCGGGAGCGGCCCCGAGCGCAGGCACCGGGATCCCGGCCCTCGTTACCCGGTTAAACCTGGCCTTTGCTCCTACCACGGACGGCTCTTCCCTGCTGGAACAGAACCGCTCCATTGCCCCTCCTTATCCACCGGCTACACAGAGTGCCATGCCCACACCCCTAACACCCGGCCTTGTCCTTCTGGGACGGTTATAAGGCAATATTTACAACTCACACGCAATTTCTGATGTATTTCACTGGGGCTTTGTGACTCGGCTGCAGAAAGGCGCAGGTGAAAACAATTCCAGACAAGGCAGAAAAGCCTGCATGCTTTAATTGAGTTAATACTTTGGCTAAATAAAATCAGGTTTTATGCGTTTGTCCTTACAACGTCCCAGCAGTAAATCAGTATCTGCTTTCAAATAACAACACGAGTTCAGTGGTTGCCGCTGTCGAGAGCCCTGATGGCATCGCGTCAATTAAAgaccaaaatatttattatctattatttattactatttattaattttcttgggGCTGTTTTGTGCAGGCCTAAGAGTTGCACTCGATGACgcttgtgggtcctttccaacccaaccattctgtgattattaCCTATTTTAGGGCCATGTATCATTCGCCGTCGGGGCTGGCTTAGCGGCCGCAAGCTGTGACTTTGCAAGTGGACGTGTCTGCTTTGAAACCCCCTCCGTGTATCCTTTGAAATCCCCTCCGTGAATCCTTTGAAACTCGCTCCGTGTATCCTTTGAAATGTCTCCGTGTATCTTTTGAAACCCCCCCGTGTCCGCCTTTCCCGTGTGACTCTGAAGCGCTGCGCGAGAGGCCCGCGGGCCGTGCGGAGCGCTCAGCGGGCAGAGAGCGGGAGCCATGAGGGATGATGTCTGGCGGGATGATGATATTCTGAGGGATGATGTCCCACGGGAACCATCCCCGCTCTCCCGTttccccgcccggccccgctccctccccgcCATCATGGCGGCCCGGAGGGCGCTGAGGGAGCGCGCGGCCCCCCGCTCCATCTCTGccccgccccgtcccgccccgccgcgctgGCCAAtgggcgggcggcgcggcgctGACGTCAGCGGGGCGGTCACGGTGCGCTGAGGCGGGCGGCGCGCGGTCAGTGCGTGCCCGGCCGCCCGCCAGCCATGTCGCGACAGAGCCCTCAGGAGGAGAACCTGCAGGGTAAggccgcgggcagcgccgcgcAGGGCTGGCACCGCGCTGCGGGCTGTGGGGGGCACTGCCCGGGCGCTGCGGGCGGGCCCGCGCGCGGCCCTTCTGTGTCGCGATATTGGGTGATTGCCGTGGCCGATGTGCGCGCCGCAGTGCGTGTCCGTCGCCCCGCGTCCCGGGGAACGGGCCCGGTGGGGGTgcctgtgagcagggctgggtcagTCGCGGGGATCGGGTGTTGGATAGCCCCGGATTGGCCGGGAAAGGGAAAATCCCACACACAGTGCGGCTGGCACGGGGGTGTAGCGATTTAGGGGCCATCCTCATCGCTCTGCGGAATTCTGCTTCTTAATTCCCGGCGTTGAAAGCTGTATCTTAAGAAAACTACGCTTCCCAGCGCTGATCCTGCGCTTTGCGGTGCTGGTCTGTGCTCGCACAtgtgtcctgggctgggatATCGTGACAGACCCCTCTGTCCCGAGACCGTCCCCGAGACTTGTCTGGCCGGGCTGCTTCGCCTCTCCTGGGCTTCGGTCTGTTTGTGTTTCCAGCCTCATAAAAACAGCTGCTTTTATCTTTAACTGGTGATATCACAGCCGGTTCCatgtgctccagcacagcccttctctcaggaggggaaagaaaagaagggagagggaaaggagcgGAAAATTGTAAACCACGTATTCTGTCCCTGGTGCTGCAATCCCAATCCTCTCCCTGCTTTATCCCGCATTCCCAGGGCTGTACCCAGTAAGAGTTCAGCAGATAAAGTCTTAATTTGAGCTCTAGTGGTTGTGATCGTCCTTTGGTAACAACTTGGGCTTCCCTAGGTTTCGGGGGGAAAGGGTAGGGAGGGGTTTGTCTGGCTCCGAACACGCTCCCTGCCACATGCCAGGCCCTGTCACGTGGAGGGGAAAAttcccaaacaaacccaaacaacaacaaaccagcTGTGAAGGAAAAGAGGATTGGAAGAAAAGCATCTCTTCCAAACTCGGTGGGCTGGAATGTTTGTATCCAGCAGGTTTTGTGGTACTTCGGCTGTCCAGATGGAGGTGTGTGTATTTGGGATGGAGATACTCGTGTTGTTGATGCACATGAGGCAGTTTGGCTTTGTGCTGTTCCATTTGGTTTTGGAGCCCTGGgtctcctcccagccaggaTATCTGGGATATCTTTGCTGGTCTGACGTTCCTGCTCCACACTGAACCCCTGCTCTGGCTTCTCCCCACCtggttcctgtgctgctgggtgccTGGGAAGggagcctgcagctccagctgctcctgctctgctttgttccctgggcagcccgAGCACCTCTGGCCCTgtctctcctttccctgctgatTCCCTAGACATCCCTGCCCAGAATCCAGGGAATTCCCactgccctcctgctcctgtcctcgctgctctgctccctgggcactgctggggctgggccacaTCTGCTCCACAGTGGAGTTCCTCTGGCACTGGTGTAACTCGGGAATTTTCTGTTCCCTGAGCTCATTCCTGgggggctggagggacaggacaccccactgccaggggcagggctggatgggagattgggaattgggaattgttcctggcagggctggatgggagattgggaattgggaattgttcctggcagggctggatgggatattgggaattgggaattgttccctggcagggctggatgggatattgggaattgggaattgttccctggcagggctggatgggatattgggaattgggaattgttccctggcagggtgggcagccctggcacaggtgcccagagcagctgtggctgcccctggatccctggcagtgcccaaggccaggctggacactgggacaccctgggacagtgggaggtgtccctgccatggcaggggtggcactggggggatttggggtccctcccacccaaagcattccaggattccatagggagggagcagctcccggCCCTGCAgtgagctgtccctgcccaggagggAGTTGTTATTCCCTCCCTTAGGAAAACAAAGGCCATGTGACCGTGTTAAATATACTGCTAGCAGCAAACCCATGACAGCCTTGCCACACTCCCGCAGTTGCTTAACAGCAGCACCTACAAATGGCACTGGAGAAAGGCTGCACTAAACAGTCCCTGAGCCCAAAGTCATTTCAACAAACGAACAACTGAACTTTGGCAGCAAAAGTCCTTGGGATTATCCTGACTGCCACCTATGTTGAACAATAAAAATTGAACATACCCTACAAGATCTGCGTGTGCAGAGAGAAACAAACACAGCGTactgctgagcagctgcctcCCGGCCCAGCTGCCTGCCCTTTGCATTCCGGGCTGTTTatgggctgggcagcagggctggcccgtgtccctgcagtgtcactgcagccccaggccgTGTGCTCAGCGCTGCTTTCTGCCCGCAGGGTCCTGGGTGGAGCTGCACTTcagcaatggcagcagcagctccgtgtCCAcgggcagccaggagcaggtgCCGGCCTCGCTGTCCATCCACAACGGGGACATGGAGAAGATCCTGCTGGACGCCCAGCACGAGtcgggcaggagcagctccagggagagctcccacTGCGacaggtgagcagggctgtgccaggtcACCACGGGGTCCCCAGGGTGTGCCAGAGGCAGAGACAGGAATGCTGCACGGGTGTGTGAATGTCATGTGCTGTTTGTGTGAACACGGGTGTGCACAGGGTGTGTTTTGTGTGAACACAGGTGTGCACAGGGGTGTGTTTTGTATGAACACAGGTGTGCACAGGGGTGTGTTTTGTGTGAACACGGGTGTGCACAGGGTGTGTTTTGTGTGAACACGGGTGTGCACAGGGTGTGTTTGGCGTGTGCTCCCATATGAACAcgtgtgtgcatgtgtgcctGGAAGCCAGGGCAGATGTGCAGGGGgtcacagagcagcccagccctgagccaggTGCTCAGGCAGTGCCATCAGTGCATGTGCTGCATTGGATGGGCTGTGAGCTCTCCAGCCTACATGGTGTTTGGAAAAGCCCAAACTCCAGGACTCAACTCCACAGCAGGACATGGCCTGGCAGGTGGGGGTTCAAACCAAGCCCTGCTGCCACTCCTCATTTGCTGCCTGTTGTTTCTGTGCAAgtgccagggctccccagcagcgtgggcagagggctggggtcagagcagtgcctggggtGGCAGCACTGCCCcgtgcagcccctggggcacGCCTGGGGCACGCCTGGGCAGcgtgccctgctgccagggctcacAGAACACCTCACCTCCTCCTTTCCTGGTGCCTCTGTCCTGTGCAGCCCTCCTCGCTCGCAGACCCCCCAGGACAGCCACAGAGCTCTGGAGATAGAGAGCCACAGCAGTGGGGAGAAGAACAGCTTCCAGGTAAGGTCCTCACCGTGCTGGGGgacagggcagctctgtgcttggggcaggagcagcagcagctgctgaagcagagacttgcacagctcacagcacccCTGGCAgatccagcctggctgtgtttgTTCCTGACACGTGGGGATGTTTTGGTTTGGTCTTTCCAATCTGTACTGAGAATTTTCAGAAGGATTTGCCCTCTCCCTTTGGCTGCTGATGGGGTGCATTTCCTGCATCCCCCACCAATGCTGAAATGCACCTCCACTAATTCAGTAGGAATTCTAAAAGATATTTTGGCAGCAGCAAGAATTTCTAGAGTCACTTAAATATGGCAGCCAAAAAGACACAATTTCCAAGCCCTGCCATAGCTTTGATTCCAGGTATTTTAAGAATTAATACCAAACCTGAATATGTGCTGCTTTGGAAAACTCCCTGTTCTGATTTCACTTTGTAGGTTTGTTTACCTTGCAAGGAAAATGAATAAACACATTTGCAACAGGAGTGGGGGAAATGATGTACATTGACCATATTTAATCAATACAGGGCTTATTGCAGGATGACAGGCTGAAATCTGAAGTCTCCAGTGTAATAAATTAgcttttaatattaaaaaaattactcacaaaatattttgaggaaGGAAGTATTTCAAGGAAGTGAATTTTTCTGCATCATTTCTACAACTCCTGCCAGACTCCAAGGACTCAGCTTTAGGTTAGCTAAATGTGGTACTGCAAGTTAATTATTAgtggaaattattattttatattgtcAGAAACACCCTTCAGCTGTTTAAAGATCATTATTTAGACTTTGAGAACAAATAACCCCAAGTTAGAAAGCCATGAGAATTCCAGCTGCCTGGACAGTTTTATTTCcatcctgtgtgtgtgtgtgcatgcagaGCTGGTGGAATTCTGGGAGCAGGATCTATTTTTGTCCCAGGGCCTGGGCTGTGTGGaatggagctgagctgagccaggAGCTCTGCCCTGACTCAGCATTTGTGCTGTAACTGCaccacagctggggctggggggcttcTGCCGTGAGCACACCCCTGGCCAGGCTCACTGGCCTGCCACGATGGCCAGGGATGGAagtgctgcctgccaggggctgggcacgGGCTGCCAGGGGCAtctgccagctctgagcctgGCCAGCAatgcctgtgccagtgccattggggctgggcagggcagcaatgcctgtgccagtgtccatcagggacagggcagcaatgcctgtgccagtgtccaatccctgtgccagtgtccattggggctgggacagggcagcaatgtctgtgccagtgccatcggggctggggcagggcagcaaTGTCTGTGCCAGTGTCcatcagggacagggcagcaaTGTCTGTGCCAGTGTCcatcagggacagggcagcaatgcctgtgccagtgtccaatccctgtgccagtgccatcggggctggggcagggcagcaatgcctgtgccagtgtccattggggctgggcagggcagcaatgcctgtgccagtgtccatcagggacagggcagcaatccctgtgccagtgtccaatccctgtgccagtgtccaTCAGGGCTGGGATAGGGCAGCAAtgcctgtgccagtgtccaGTCCCTGTGCCGGTGCCCATCAGGGATAGGGCAGCAAtgcctgtgccagtgtccagtccctgtgccagtgtccattagggctgggacagggcagcaaTCCCCGTGCCAGTGTCCAATCCCTGTGCCGGTGCCCATCAGGGCTGGGAACTGGGGATATTTTGGGACTGTGCCTAAGGATTAAATGCTTGGCTCTGGGATTTCACTGCCAGGGCAGTCTTGTCTCGGGCACATATGGGATATTGGACATGGGATATTGGATATGGGATATGGTCTTTGCCATTCTCACCCCGCTCTGAGGATGGATCTCCCTGCTCCCGCTGTTGGTCTGGGATGTGAACACTCCCTGGAAGGGGCATGGAAAGGGCTGGGAAcgggggtgccagggctgggcagtggtgctggctgcaggcagagctctggcagctccagctgccctgctcagtgctgctggtcTCGCTTGCAGTCCGAGGAGGATttcctggagaggaggagggaggtggAGCGGCTGCTGAGGAAGAACGCGGATTGGATCTGGGACTGGTCCAGCCGGCCCGAGAACATCCCGCCCAAGTgagtgctgccccagctgctggagagctcctgcagcttctcctgctgctgcctgagcacaCAGCTCACCTTCCTTCCCCACATCCAGGGAGTTCCTCTTCAAGCACCCCCGGCGCACAGCCACGCTCAGCATGAGGAACACCAGTGTCATGAA
This genomic interval from Ammospiza nelsoni isolate bAmmNel1 chromosome 8, bAmmNel1.pri, whole genome shotgun sequence contains the following:
- the BNIP3 gene encoding BCL2/adenovirus E1B 19 kDa protein-interacting protein 3; this translates as MSRQSPQEENLQGSWVELHFSNGSSSSVSTGSQEQVPASLSIHNGDMEKILLDAQHESGRSSSRESSHCDSPPRSQTPQDSHRALEIESHSSGEKNSFQSEEDFLERRREVERLLRKNADWIWDWSSRPENIPPKEFLFKHPRRTATLSMRNTSVMKKGGIFSAEFLKVFLPSLLLSHLLAIGLGIYIGRRLTTTASSSTF